In a single window of the Lebetimonas sp. JH292 genome:
- a CDS encoding LptF/LptG family permease, producing MDKLQKYILKNFFNIFINIFLILFLITSIIVIISISNVTASIHITFLELAKMYFLSLTKILIVTLSISFFIASVMTYSNLSDTQELVAVFSTGISPKKILFPIMIISVLIAVVNFFILFISIPYSDLVYKNFKNEKKQEAKFNIQTSQISQQFGKWNAFIEKKEKNFYKKIYIFNPSEKKFITSNSAAIIKDKNYLIFQLKNGYIYDIDKNLTIKFKTMNINQIIPYINFNILEYKKYLKKNKKLFLFYIPFALIPIALIFYIPLFGFFHPRLHKNHSLVYSVLLLVIYLIFTKITNSFVINLLIISLFFFCGLFFYLKDKKF from the coding sequence ATGGATAAACTTCAAAAATATATATTAAAAAATTTTTTTAATATATTTATAAATATATTTTTGATTTTATTTCTGATTACTTCTATTATTGTAATAATCTCCATTTCAAACGTTACAGCCTCGATACATATAACATTTTTAGAACTTGCCAAAATGTATTTTTTATCTTTAACAAAAATATTGATTGTAACTTTATCTATTTCTTTTTTCATAGCTTCTGTAATGACATACTCCAATTTAAGTGATACTCAGGAACTTGTTGCGGTTTTTTCAACTGGTATATCCCCTAAAAAAATCCTTTTCCCCATTATGATAATATCTGTTTTAATTGCTGTTGTTAATTTTTTTATTCTTTTTATTTCTATCCCCTATTCCGATTTGGTTTATAAAAATTTCAAAAATGAAAAAAAACAAGAAGCCAAATTTAATATACAGACATCTCAAATTTCACAACAATTTGGAAAATGGAACGCATTTATAGAAAAAAAAGAAAAAAATTTTTATAAAAAAATATATATTTTCAACCCGAGTGAAAAAAAATTTATAACTTCAAACAGCGCCGCTATAATTAAAGATAAAAATTATTTGATTTTTCAGTTAAAAAACGGTTATATTTATGATATTGATAAAAATTTAACAATAAAATTTAAAACAATGAATATTAATCAAATAATCCCTTATATAAATTTCAATATCTTAGAATATAAAAAATATTTAAAAAAGAATAAAAAACTGTTTTTATTTTATATACCTTTTGCATTAATTCCTATAGCACTGATTTTTTATATACCGCTTTTTGGATTTTTTCATCCAAGATTGCATAAAAACCATTCACTTGTTTATTCTGTCTTATTGTTAGTAATATATTTGATTTTTACAAAAATCACAAATTCGTTTGTAATAAATTTATTAATAATATCGTTATTCTTTTTTTGCGGATTATTTTTTTATTTAAAGGATAAAAAATTCTAA
- a CDS encoding A24 family peptidase, protein MDNIVIYIILFLIGISIGSFLNVVIYRVPKGKNIAYPPSHCPKCGEKLKPWHNIPIISYFLLKGKCAYCSEKISARYPIIELMTGILAIIIYKKMGLDIYSFIIFIIFTLFLALSMIDFDYKAVPDSLNLLVLTFSFFSSPDIIENFKNALILMGGMSLIRYYVSFFIKKEAMGEGDIILAGSMGGLLGIKLSLFAIFIAALIAIFPSLYNRIFKKDLELPFIPFLALGTFIVWYFNDYFINLWSRLYG, encoded by the coding sequence ATGGATAATATTGTAATTTATATAATTTTGTTTTTAATTGGAATTAGCATTGGTAGTTTTTTAAATGTTGTTATTTACAGAGTCCCTAAAGGGAAAAACATCGCATATCCCCCAAGCCATTGCCCAAAATGCGGGGAAAAGCTTAAACCCTGGCATAATATACCTATTATCAGCTATTTTTTATTAAAAGGAAAATGTGCTTACTGCAGCGAAAAAATTTCCGCCCGTTATCCTATAATAGAATTAATGACGGGTATTTTGGCAATTATAATATATAAAAAAATGGGCTTGGATATTTATTCATTTATTATATTTATAATTTTCACTCTTTTTTTAGCTTTGAGCATGATTGATTTTGATTATAAAGCGGTACCGGACAGTTTAAATCTTTTGGTGCTAACATTTTCATTTTTCTCATCCCCAGATATTATTGAAAATTTTAAAAATGCTTTAATATTAATGGGCGGAATGAGTTTAATAAGATATTATGTCTCTTTTTTTATAAAAAAAGAGGCTATGGGCGAAGGGGATATAATTTTGGCGGGAAGTATGGGAGGGCTTCTGGGAATTAAACTTTCGCTTTTCGCAATATTTATAGCAGCATTAATTGCCATTTTTCCATCTCTTTACAACAGAATTTTCAAAAAAGATTTAGAGCTTCCTTTTATACCTTTTTTGGCACTTGGTACTTTTATCGTCTGGTATTTTAACGATTATTTTATAAATTTATGGAGTAGATTGTATGGATAA
- the coaBC gene encoding bifunctional phosphopantothenoylcysteine decarboxylase/phosphopantothenate--cysteine ligase CoaBC, giving the protein MNVLIGVTGSIAIYKTCELIRLFIKNKDNVKIVMTDAAGKFVTPLTFETLTRNRVLTSKNEDWANDVNHIDYAKWADIYIIAPASANTINKAANGIADNLLLQTYLATKAPTLFAPSANTNMYLHPTTQKNFKKLNIIEANSGLLACGDEGIGKMAEPEEIFLRALREINKQEIWKNKKVVVTAGGSREKIDDVRFISNFSSGKMGEALAKAFYIKGADVTLISSKDHNLTKEIQQIKVESAKDYLEAILKENPDYLIMAAAIVDYMPVYKKGKLKKEKIGNEFLLKLHKNIDILEYLKEKKFKKIGFKAEFDEKNALVYAKNTLNKKNLDAICLNLLSKNSFGSDENEIIFITKDKEILFPQESKENIALKLVDAVKSL; this is encoded by the coding sequence ATGAACGTATTGATAGGGGTTACAGGAAGCATTGCAATATATAAAACATGCGAGCTTATAAGGCTTTTTATAAAAAATAAAGATAATGTAAAAATTGTAATGACAGATGCCGCAGGTAAATTTGTAACTCCTCTTACATTTGAAACACTTACAAGAAACAGGGTTTTAACAAGCAAAAATGAAGACTGGGCAAATGATGTTAACCATATTGATTATGCAAAATGGGCTGACATATACATTATAGCCCCCGCCAGTGCAAATACAATAAATAAAGCGGCAAACGGCATCGCCGACAATCTGCTTTTACAGACGTACCTTGCCACAAAAGCCCCCACTCTTTTTGCACCAAGCGCAAATACAAACATGTATTTACATCCCACTACACAAAAAAATTTTAAAAAATTAAACATAATCGAAGCCAATTCCGGTCTTCTGGCCTGCGGAGACGAGGGAATAGGTAAGATGGCCGAACCGGAAGAGATATTTTTACGGGCACTGAGGGAAATAAACAAGCAAGAAATTTGGAAAAACAAAAAAGTTGTTGTAACCGCCGGAGGAAGTAGGGAAAAAATAGACGATGTAAGATTTATAAGTAATTTTTCAAGCGGGAAAATGGGGGAAGCCCTGGCAAAAGCATTTTATATAAAAGGCGCCGATGTAACACTGATTTCTAGTAAAGACCATAATCTTACCAAAGAAATTCAACAGATAAAAGTTGAGAGCGCAAAAGATTATTTAGAAGCAATCTTAAAGGAAAATCCTGATTATTTAATAATGGCAGCCGCAATAGTGGATTATATGCCGGTTTATAAAAAAGGAAAATTAAAAAAAGAGAAAATAGGTAATGAATTTCTTTTAAAATTACATAAAAACATTGATATCCTTGAATATTTAAAAGAAAAAAAATTTAAAAAAATAGGCTTTAAAGCCGAATTTGATGAAAAAAATGCCCTTGTTTACGCAAAAAACACTTTGAATAAAAAAAATTTAGATGCAATATGTCTGAATTTACTTTCAAAAAACAGTTTCGGAAGCGATGAAAACGAAATAATTTTTATCACAAAAGATAAAGAAATTTTATTTCCTCAGGAGAGTAAAGAGAATATTGCCTTAAAGCTTGTTGATGCCGTTAAATCTCTCTAA
- a CDS encoding di-trans,poly-cis-decaprenylcistransferase produces MHLAIIMDGNGRWAKKRGLKRVEGHKKGAEVVKEITTYCANNPEIRILTLYAFSTENWKRPKMEIEFLMKLLENWLKKELETYIKNDVKFEVIGDISKFSPKLKKRIEYTKETTKNNKKLTQVLALNYGGRDEITRAVKKIIKKNEEITQENIQKNLDINEDVDLLIRTSGEIRVSNFLLWQIAYAEMFFTPTLWPDFTSKELEQILNNFKKRKRRFGGI; encoded by the coding sequence ATGCACCTTGCAATAATAATGGACGGAAACGGGAGATGGGCAAAAAAAAGAGGCCTTAAAAGAGTTGAGGGTCATAAAAAAGGGGCAGAAGTTGTAAAGGAAATAACCACATACTGCGCAAACAATCCTGAAATTAGAATTTTAACACTTTATGCATTCTCCACGGAAAATTGGAAAAGACCAAAAATGGAAATTGAATTTTTAATGAAACTTCTTGAAAACTGGTTAAAAAAAGAACTTGAGACATATATAAAAAACGATGTAAAATTTGAAGTTATCGGCGATATTTCAAAATTTTCCCCTAAACTAAAAAAAAGAATAGAATACACAAAAGAAACTACCAAAAACAATAAAAAACTGACACAGGTTTTGGCCTTAAATTATGGAGGCAGAGACGAAATTACAAGGGCTGTTAAAAAAATAATTAAAAAAAACGAAGAAATCACCCAGGAAAATATCCAAAAAAACCTTGATATAAATGAAGATGTGGATTTATTAATAAGAACCAGTGGAGAAATCAGGGTCAGTAATTTTTTACTTTGGCAGATTGCCTACGCAGAAATGTTTTTTACCCCTACTTTGTGGCCTGATTTTACAAGCAAGGAATTAGAGCAAATTTTAAACAATTTTAAAAAAAGGAAAAGAAGGTTTGGGGGAATATAA